In the Devosia sp. SL43 genome, one interval contains:
- the sppA gene encoding signal peptide peptidase SppA has translation MTDQRTSDSHATIAAYSYRKSRGLWRLLAFIALAIAVTVGLGRFALPEAPVSDHIARLVIDGTIATDPARLAEIEALAEDDSVKAVIIAINSPGGTTAGGEELYEALGQLRAAKPTVAVIKELGASAAYMTAIATDRIFARRLSIVGSIGVLYQHVNAGKLLETIGVDLDKVASGPLKAEPDFDEPMEGAPRASIAALVDDSFQWFVDIVAERRGMDRTATLALADGRIVTGRVGVESGLIDEIGGELEAIAWLEAEREVALDLDVRTVWPRPEQGFDLLGTFLNGQARAALGLLDGPITLDGLVSLWQVGSAS, from the coding sequence ATGACCGACCAGCGCACGTCCGACTCCCACGCCACCATCGCCGCCTATTCTTACCGCAAGTCGCGCGGGCTCTGGCGCCTGCTGGCCTTCATCGCGCTGGCGATCGCCGTCACTGTGGGCCTGGGTCGCTTTGCGCTGCCCGAGGCGCCCGTTAGCGACCATATTGCCCGGCTGGTCATCGATGGCACCATCGCCACCGATCCGGCGCGGCTGGCCGAGATCGAGGCTCTGGCCGAAGATGACAGCGTCAAGGCCGTCATCATCGCCATCAATTCACCCGGCGGCACCACGGCTGGTGGCGAGGAGCTCTACGAGGCCCTCGGCCAGCTGCGCGCCGCCAAGCCTACCGTCGCCGTGATCAAGGAGCTGGGTGCATCGGCGGCCTACATGACAGCCATTGCCACCGACCGCATCTTTGCCCGGCGCCTCTCCATCGTCGGCTCGATCGGCGTGCTCTATCAGCACGTCAACGCCGGCAAGCTGCTCGAAACCATCGGCGTCGACCTCGACAAGGTGGCCTCCGGCCCGCTCAAGGCCGAGCCCGATTTCGACGAGCCGATGGAGGGCGCCCCGCGCGCCTCGATTGCGGCCCTGGTCGATGACAGCTTCCAGTGGTTCGTCGATATCGTCGCCGAACGGCGCGGCATGGACCGCACGGCCACGCTGGCTTTGGCCGATGGCCGCATCGTAACCGGCCGCGTCGGCGTCGAAAGCGGCCTGATCGACGAAATCGGCGGTGAGCTCGAGGCCATTGCCTGGCTCGAGGCCGAGCGTGAGGTGGCGCTCGATCTCGACGTCAGAACCGTCTGGCCACGTCCGGAACAAGGCTTTGACCTTCTTGGAACCTTCCTCAATGGCCAGGCCCGCGCCGCACTCGGTTTGCTCGATGGCCCCATCACGCTTGACGGGCTGGTTTCGCTTTGGCAGGTTGGCTCGGCCTCGTGA
- a CDS encoding DUF1049 domain-containing protein: MVNRIVGWLVLVPLSVALIVFALANRHFVAVNFNPFTAVDTATTPGYGVPMFVVLYVVLLVGVLLGGIATWFAQGHHRKREKHWRREAHLLNGELEGLRKSQRPAGSGVGEVDDILELR; encoded by the coding sequence ATGGTCAATAGAATAGTCGGCTGGCTGGTGCTGGTGCCACTTTCGGTGGCGCTGATCGTCTTCGCCCTGGCGAACCGCCATTTCGTGGCGGTCAACTTCAATCCCTTCACCGCGGTCGATACCGCGACGACGCCCGGCTACGGCGTTCCCATGTTCGTGGTGCTCTATGTCGTGCTGCTCGTTGGCGTCTTGCTGGGCGGCATTGCGACGTGGTTCGCCCAGGGTCATCACCGCAAGCGCGAAAAACACTGGCGGCGCGAGGCCCACCTGCTCAATGGTGAGCTCGAAGGCCTGCGCAAGAGCCAGCGCCCCGCCGGTAGCGGCGTCGGCGAAGTCGACGATATCCTGGAGCTCCGTTGA
- the trpB gene encoding tryptophan synthase subunit beta, protein MDTTGINSLRNGPDEDGRFGLYGGRFVAETLMPLILDLEQHYRAAKVDPAYQAEVKHLAIHYTGRPSPLYYAERLSKHLGGAKVWLKREELNHTGSHKINNCLGQILLAKRMGKTRVIAETGAGQHGVATATVCAKFELPCTIFMGATDVERQKPNVLRMKMLGAEVRPVTAGAGTLKDAMNEALRDWVTNVDTTYYLIGTAAGPHPYPEMVRDFQSVIGTELKEQFKAEEGRLPDAVVACVGGGSNAIGTFHAFLDDPSVALYGAEAGGHGIDVENGHAASMTGGRPGVLHGNRTYLLQDKDGQILEGHSISAGLDYPGVGPEHSFLHDSKRVTYAPITDGEAVEAFQLLTRMEGIIPALESAHGLAQVMKLAPSMGKDQSIVLCLSGRGDKDVETIGNLLGLL, encoded by the coding sequence GTGGATACCACCGGCATCAACTCCCTGCGCAACGGCCCGGACGAAGATGGCCGCTTCGGCCTCTATGGCGGGCGCTTCGTCGCCGAAACCTTGATGCCGCTGATCCTCGATCTCGAGCAGCACTACCGTGCCGCCAAGGTTGATCCGGCCTACCAGGCCGAGGTGAAGCACCTCGCCATCCACTATACCGGCCGCCCCAGCCCGCTCTACTATGCTGAACGCCTCAGTAAGCATCTGGGTGGCGCCAAAGTCTGGCTCAAGCGCGAAGAGCTGAACCATACCGGCAGCCACAAGATCAACAATTGCCTGGGCCAGATCCTGCTGGCCAAGCGCATGGGCAAGACCCGCGTCATCGCCGAAACCGGCGCCGGCCAGCATGGCGTGGCCACGGCAACCGTCTGCGCCAAGTTCGAACTGCCCTGCACCATTTTCATGGGCGCCACCGACGTCGAGCGCCAGAAGCCCAATGTGCTGCGCATGAAGATGCTGGGCGCGGAGGTCCGTCCGGTGACCGCCGGCGCCGGCACGCTCAAGGATGCCATGAACGAGGCTTTGCGCGACTGGGTGACCAATGTCGACACCACCTATTACCTGATCGGCACCGCCGCCGGTCCGCATCCCTATCCGGAAATGGTGCGCGACTTCCAATCCGTCATAGGCACCGAGCTCAAGGAACAGTTCAAGGCTGAAGAGGGCAGGCTGCCCGACGCGGTGGTCGCCTGCGTCGGCGGCGGCTCCAACGCCATCGGCACGTTCCATGCTTTCCTCGATGATCCCTCCGTCGCGCTCTACGGCGCCGAGGCCGGTGGCCACGGCATCGATGTCGAGAACGGCCATGCCGCCTCGATGACCGGCGGTCGCCCCGGCGTGCTGCATGGCAACCGCACCTACCTGCTGCAGGACAAGGACGGGCAGATTCTCGAAGGCCACTCCATCTCCGCCGGTCTCGACTATCCCGGCGTCGGCCCCGAGCACTCCTTCCTGCATGACAGCAAGCGCGTCACCTATGCGCCGATTACCGACGGCGAAGCCGTCGAGGCGTTCCAGTTGCTGACCCGCATGGAGGGCATCATTCCGGCGCTGGAATCGGCGCACGGCCTGGCACAGGTGATGAAGCTGGCGCCATCAATGGGCAAGGACCAGTCCATCGTGCTGTGCCTCTCCGGTCGCGGCGACAAGGACGTCGAGACCATCGGCAATCTGCTGGGTCTGCTCTAG
- the accD gene encoding acetyl-CoA carboxylase, carboxyltransferase subunit beta, with product MNWIDNFVRPKIRSMLGQRPEIAENLWVKDPESGEMVFYRDLEANQWVVPNSGYHMKIKPADRLKTFLDEGEYKLVAVPSVAVDPLKFRDQKRYTDRLKENRAKTGYDDAVIVATGKLFQRDITVAVQDFDFMGGSLGMAAGQGIITGLETAANRKTPFVLFVASGGARMQEGVLSLMQMPRTTVAVLRLREAGLPFFVVLTNPTTGGVTASYAMLGDVHLAEPGAQIGFAGARVIEQTIREKLPKGFQRSEYLYEHGMVDMVVHRHNLRSTIGSLAAILTKSESTGALAASASPTVSRSSLRDAAVAAEGDDADLSAPSAAHAE from the coding sequence ATGAACTGGATCGATAACTTCGTCCGCCCGAAAATCCGCTCGATGCTGGGCCAGCGCCCCGAAATCGCGGAAAATCTCTGGGTCAAGGACCCTGAATCCGGCGAGATGGTGTTCTATCGCGATCTCGAGGCCAATCAGTGGGTCGTGCCCAATTCGGGCTACCACATGAAGATCAAGCCGGCCGACCGGCTCAAGACCTTCCTCGACGAGGGCGAATACAAGCTGGTTGCCGTGCCGTCGGTCGCCGTCGATCCGCTGAAATTCCGCGATCAGAAGCGCTATACCGACCGCCTCAAGGAAAATCGCGCCAAGACCGGCTATGACGACGCCGTGATCGTTGCCACCGGCAAGCTGTTTCAGCGCGACATCACCGTCGCCGTGCAGGATTTCGACTTCATGGGCGGCTCGCTCGGAATGGCAGCCGGACAGGGCATCATCACCGGCCTCGAAACCGCTGCCAACCGCAAGACGCCCTTCGTGCTGTTCGTCGCTTCGGGCGGCGCCCGCATGCAAGAAGGCGTCCTGAGCCTGATGCAGATGCCGCGCACCACCGTGGCCGTCCTGCGCCTGCGTGAAGCGGGCCTGCCGTTCTTCGTGGTGCTGACCAACCCCACCACCGGCGGGGTAACCGCTTCCTATGCCATGCTCGGCGATGTCCACCTGGCCGAGCCCGGTGCGCAGATCGGCTTTGCCGGCGCCCGCGTCATCGAGCAGACCATTCGCGAAAAGCTGCCCAAGGGCTTCCAGCGCTCGGAATATCTCTACGAGCACGGCATGGTCGATATGGTGGTCCACCGCCACAACTTGCGCTCGACCATCGGTTCGCTGGCGGCGATCCTGACCAAAAGCGAATCGACAGGCGCGCTTGCGGCCTCGGCTTCGCCGACCGTTTCGCGCTCCAGCCTGCGCGATGCGGCTGTGGCGGCAGAAGGCGATGATGCGGATCTGTCGGCACCCTCCGCCGCGCATGCCGAGTAG
- a CDS encoding phosphoribosylanthranilate isomerase, giving the protein MADPLIIKICGIKTPELLETTIAAGADMVGFMHFSRSPRHVSIDQLGDLISLARGRIETCVVLVNPDNSCVAEVAALGPDWIQLHGPETPHRAEAIKAEAGVEIMKALPIGTAEDVAHVADFLDVVDRVLLDAKPPKGADRPGGLGDTFDWALLKALDPSIPFMLSGGLTPLTVADAIRTVRPAGVDVSSGVESAPGVKDKRLIEAFIRNARAAV; this is encoded by the coding sequence ATGGCCGACCCCCTGATTATCAAGATTTGCGGCATCAAGACCCCTGAACTGCTGGAAACGACCATTGCGGCTGGCGCCGACATGGTGGGCTTCATGCACTTTTCGCGCTCGCCCCGGCATGTGTCGATCGACCAGCTTGGCGACCTGATCTCGCTGGCCCGCGGCCGTATCGAAACCTGCGTGGTGCTGGTCAACCCGGATAATTCCTGCGTAGCCGAAGTCGCGGCGCTTGGTCCGGACTGGATCCAGCTGCACGGCCCCGAAACCCCGCATCGCGCCGAGGCCATCAAGGCCGAGGCCGGCGTCGAAATCATGAAGGCGCTGCCCATCGGCACGGCTGAAGACGTGGCCCATGTCGCCGATTTTCTCGACGTGGTCGACCGCGTGCTGCTCGATGCCAAGCCGCCCAAGGGCGCCGACCGGCCGGGCGGATTGGGCGATACCTTCGACTGGGCCCTGCTCAAGGCGCTTGACCCGTCTATCCCCTTCATGCTTTCCGGTGGCCTGACGCCGCTGACCGTTGCCGACGCCATCAGGACTGTGCGCCCCGCAGGGGTGGACGTATCCTCCGGGGTGGAAAGCGCGCCTGGCGTCAAGGACAAACGGCTGATCGAGGCATTCATCCGAAACGCCCGCGCCGCCGTATAG
- the trpA gene encoding tryptophan synthase subunit alpha, translating into MSSRIEARFAAVKAEGRPAFVTFVMAGDPDLATGQAILEALPQAGADIIELGMPFSDPMADGVAIQLGGQRALASGQTLRGVLGMVEDFRRKDEHTPIVLMGYYNPIYIFGVDKFLEAANAAGVDGLIIVDLPPEEDAELCIPALKAGINFIRLTTPTTDDKRLPAVLNNTSGFVYYVSMTGITGAAIKSRAAVGDAVQRIKKHTDLPVAVGFGIKTAQDAEEIGKYADGVVVGTVLVDAVAKTLVDGKATDKTVSAVRDLVADIFAGVKRARG; encoded by the coding sequence ATGTCGTCTCGCATCGAAGCGCGCTTTGCCGCGGTCAAGGCCGAGGGCCGTCCGGCCTTCGTTACATTCGTCATGGCCGGCGATCCCGACCTTGCCACTGGCCAGGCGATCCTTGAAGCCCTGCCGCAGGCCGGCGCCGACATTATCGAGCTGGGCATGCCCTTTTCCGATCCGATGGCCGATGGTGTCGCCATCCAGCTCGGCGGCCAACGCGCCCTCGCCTCGGGCCAGACTCTGCGCGGCGTCCTCGGCATGGTGGAGGACTTTCGCCGCAAGGATGAGCACACGCCCATCGTGCTGATGGGTTACTACAACCCGATCTACATTTTCGGCGTCGACAAATTCCTGGAAGCGGCCAACGCCGCCGGGGTCGACGGCCTGATCATCGTCGATCTGCCGCCCGAGGAAGATGCCGAACTCTGCATCCCGGCACTCAAAGCCGGCATCAACTTCATCCGCCTGACCACCCCCACCACCGACGACAAGCGCCTGCCCGCTGTGCTCAACAACACCTCGGGCTTTGTCTACTACGTGTCGATGACCGGCATTACCGGCGCCGCCATCAAGTCGCGCGCTGCCGTGGGCGATGCCGTCCAGCGCATCAAGAAGCACACCGATCTGCCCGTTGCCGTCGGCTTCGGCATCAAGACCGCCCAGGATGCCGAAGAGATCGGCAAATATGCCGACGGCGTCGTTGTCGGCACCGTTCTGGTCGATGCTGTCGCCAAGACGCTGGTCGATGGCAAGGCCACCGACAAGACGGTCAGCGCCGTACGCGACCTGGTCGCCGACATCTTCGCTGGCGTGAAGCGGGCGCGGGGCTGA
- a CDS encoding BrnA antitoxin family protein, with the protein MNDESPKFVRYVPGPLTAEQIERMNALADRPDSEIDFSDIPELDDEFFKNAKQGMMYRLMKKQTTLRLDADILDWFKRHAKNGKGYQTDINKALRAYVVAQEKRAAKKAG; encoded by the coding sequence ATGAACGACGAGAGTCCTAAATTCGTTCGCTATGTGCCTGGGCCCCTCACTGCCGAGCAGATCGAGCGTATGAACGCCTTGGCCGATCGGCCCGACAGCGAGATCGACTTCTCCGACATCCCCGAGCTTGATGACGAGTTCTTCAAGAACGCCAAGCAGGGCATGATGTATCGGCTGATGAAGAAGCAGACCACGCTTCGCCTCGACGCCGATATCCTCGACTGGTTCAAGCGTCACGCCAAGAACGGCAAGGGCTACCAGACCGACATCAACAAAGCCCTGCGCGCCTATGTGGTCGCCCAGGAGAAGCGCGCAGCCAAGAAGGCCGGCTAG
- a CDS encoding methyl-accepting chemotaxis protein has translation MFKFSMPIARKLPLALLGSALLVSLGVGTASYMIGSQALRTSAETNLVMLATERAAAVTTYLKSVQDDLVATSRSEATVQSLRDFGGAWLGFKVDPTAEVRKLFVDDNPNKDNLAALDTLGTTGTYDVTHTRFHPGFRNQITARGYRDLYLFDLKGFMVYSVNKAEDFGTSFAEGGPLAGTTLGQVFQQAVAIENPDDIAFADFAPYQAAAGLPASFFAKPVFNAQGRKVGVLAIQLPSERLDAVIGDRTGLGQTGEVLVAGPDGLLRSDSTFTEANDALLTPLSGPVLDTALAGTPNEGETSAYRATDMLVAAAPITTRGQPWAAVAVMATNEVLAPVVNMRNMMLMIGAGLLAVVAALSILFSRTITKPITRLTGTMEALAQGDLDVEVRGAARTDELGAMARAVEVFRENGQKVAQMTEAEAAQVLANQAERARMMVSLQRAFGDVVDAAIAGDFTKRVGAEFPDAELNALARSVNSLVETVDRGLGETGEVLSALADTDLTRRVRGDYEGAFARLKTDTNAVAEKLGEIVGQLRSTSGALKTATGEILSGANDLSERTTKQAATIEETSAAVEQLAGTVIDNAKKAEAASVQAKAVSKTAEEGGAVMAQATEAMDRITASSSKISNIIGLIDDIAFQTNLLALNASVEAARAGDAGKGFAVVAVEVRRLAQSAANASRDVKVLIEQSANEVKGGSRLVSDAATKLSSMLGAIRDNTTALEAISRDSREQAGAIEEVNVAIQQMDEMTQHNAALVEQTNAAIEQTEAQATELDRIVDIFTIDASPVRAVTAKTAPVAAPAGGIRGMQEKLKAVAGSYLKRGNAAVDKDWAEF, from the coding sequence GTGTTCAAATTCTCGATGCCGATCGCCCGCAAGCTGCCGCTTGCTCTGCTCGGGTCTGCCCTGCTGGTGAGCTTGGGCGTGGGCACGGCCAGCTATATGATCGGCAGCCAGGCTTTGCGCACGTCGGCCGAGACCAACTTGGTCATGCTCGCGACCGAACGCGCTGCGGCCGTCACCACCTATCTCAAATCGGTGCAGGACGACCTCGTCGCCACGTCCCGCTCGGAAGCGACCGTGCAGTCGCTGCGCGATTTCGGCGGCGCCTGGCTTGGCTTCAAGGTCGATCCGACCGCCGAAGTGCGGAAACTCTTCGTCGACGACAATCCCAACAAGGACAATCTGGCGGCGCTCGATACGCTCGGCACCACCGGCACCTATGACGTCACCCATACGCGGTTTCATCCAGGCTTCCGCAACCAGATCACGGCGCGCGGCTATCGCGACCTCTACCTGTTCGATCTCAAGGGCTTCATGGTCTATTCGGTCAACAAGGCCGAGGATTTTGGCACCAGCTTCGCCGAAGGCGGCCCGCTCGCGGGCACCACCCTGGGCCAGGTGTTCCAGCAGGCCGTGGCCATTGAAAACCCCGATGATATTGCCTTCGCCGATTTCGCGCCCTACCAGGCTGCAGCCGGCCTCCCCGCCAGCTTCTTCGCCAAGCCGGTTTTCAACGCACAGGGCCGTAAGGTCGGCGTGCTCGCCATCCAACTGCCCAGCGAGCGTCTCGACGCCGTCATCGGCGACCGCACGGGCCTCGGTCAGACCGGCGAAGTGCTGGTCGCCGGCCCCGATGGCCTGCTGCGCAGCGATTCCACCTTCACCGAAGCCAATGACGCGCTCCTGACTCCCCTTTCCGGTCCCGTGCTCGATACGGCTCTGGCCGGCACGCCCAATGAGGGCGAGACATCGGCCTATCGTGCCACCGACATGCTGGTGGCTGCTGCGCCGATCACCACCCGCGGCCAGCCCTGGGCAGCAGTGGCCGTCATGGCGACCAACGAGGTCCTCGCGCCAGTCGTCAACATGCGCAACATGATGCTGATGATTGGCGCCGGCCTGCTGGCCGTCGTCGCCGCCCTCAGCATCCTGTTCTCGCGCACTATCACCAAGCCGATCACCCGCCTCACCGGCACTATGGAAGCACTGGCGCAGGGCGATCTCGATGTCGAAGTGCGCGGCGCCGCTCGCACCGACGAGCTGGGTGCCATGGCCCGGGCCGTCGAAGTGTTCCGCGAGAACGGCCAGAAGGTCGCCCAGATGACCGAGGCGGAAGCGGCCCAGGTGCTGGCCAACCAGGCCGAACGTGCCCGCATGATGGTCAGCCTGCAGCGTGCCTTTGGCGACGTCGTCGATGCCGCCATTGCCGGCGATTTCACCAAGCGTGTTGGCGCCGAATTCCCCGATGCCGAACTCAATGCATTGGCCCGCTCGGTCAATTCGCTCGTCGAAACGGTCGATCGCGGCCTGGGTGAAACCGGTGAAGTGCTCTCCGCCCTCGCCGATACCGACCTGACGCGCCGGGTGCGCGGCGACTACGAGGGCGCCTTTGCCCGCCTCAAGACTGATACCAACGCCGTGGCCGAAAAGCTGGGCGAGATCGTCGGCCAGCTGCGCTCGACTTCGGGCGCCCTCAAGACCGCCACCGGCGAAATTCTCTCAGGTGCCAACGACCTTTCCGAGCGCACCACCAAGCAGGCTGCGACCATCGAGGAAACCTCGGCCGCCGTGGAACAGCTGGCTGGGACGGTCATCGACAACGCCAAGAAGGCCGAAGCTGCCAGCGTCCAGGCCAAGGCTGTCTCCAAGACAGCCGAAGAGGGCGGCGCCGTCATGGCCCAGGCCACCGAGGCCATGGACCGCATCACCGCATCGTCGAGCAAGATTTCCAACATCATCGGCCTGATCGACGACATCGCCTTCCAGACCAATCTGCTGGCCCTGAACGCCTCGGTGGAAGCCGCCCGTGCCGGCGACGCCGGCAAGGGCTTTGCCGTCGTGGCGGTCGAAGTGCGCCGCCTGGCGCAGTCCGCCGCCAATGCATCGCGCGACGTCAAGGTGCTGATCGAGCAGAGCGCCAACGAGGTCAAAGGCGGCAGCCGGCTGGTCTCCGATGCCGCGACCAAGCTGTCCAGCATGCTGGGCGCCATCCGCGACAATACCACCGCGCTCGAAGCCATCTCGCGCGACAGCCGCGAACAGGCCGGCGCCATCGAAGAGGTCAACGTCGCCATCCAGCAGATGGACGAAATGACCCAGCACAACGCCGCTCTGGTTGAACAAACCAATGCCGCCATCGAGCAGACCGAGGCCCAGGCCACCGAACTCGACCGCATCGTCGACATCTTCACCATCGACGCCAGCCCGGTGCGAGCGGTAACCGCCAAAACCGCCCCGGTCGCTGCCCCAGCCGGTGGCATCCGCGGCATGCAGGAAAAGCTCAAGGCCGTCGCCGGCAGCTACCTCAAGCGCGGCAATGCCGCAGTGGACAAGGACTGGGCCGAGTTCTGA
- a CDS encoding integration host factor subunit beta, whose amino-acid sequence MIKSELVEKLAAENPHLFQRDIENIVNAILDEIGDAMARGDRVELRGFGAFSVKNRPARVGRNPRTGEQVDVGEKYVPQFKAGKEIRERLNRS is encoded by the coding sequence ATGATCAAGTCGGAACTCGTCGAGAAGCTCGCGGCGGAAAATCCACATCTGTTCCAGCGCGATATCGAAAATATCGTCAATGCCATCCTCGACGAGATCGGGGATGCGATGGCCCGGGGTGACCGCGTCGAACTGCGCGGCTTCGGCGCTTTTTCGGTGAAGAACCGCCCGGCCCGCGTGGGACGGAACCCGCGGACAGGCGAGCAGGTTGATGTGGGCGAAAAGTATGTTCCCCAGTTCAAGGCCGGCAAGGAAATCCGCGAGCGGCTCAACCGTTCGTAA
- a CDS encoding bifunctional folylpolyglutamate synthase/dihydrofolate synthase, translating to MSRTDAILKRLSGLHPKLIDLSLDRMLPLLEDLGNPQDRLPPVIHVAGTNAKGSTIAYLRAFLEAAGKSVHVYNSPHLVRFNERIRLAGKLVGTRRLNAVLERVERVNAGRGITFFEVTTVAAFVLYAETPADYLLLEVGMGGTYDTTNVVKQPLGTIITPVDLDHQAFLGPTIADIAVSKAGILKRGSKAVIGIQQKEGRAVIDRAARKLGVQPIWQNEDFHGSAQDGRLVYQDEDGLLDLPPPALPGAHQFDNAALAIAAARHFGLPVDADAIAAGLRNVVWPARMTPLLKGPLRDLLGPGAELWLDGIHNAHGAAAVAIALRDLDKARPAPLVLIMGLMSNRSPSAVLAPFAGMAQQVIAVPIPGEINAHKAETIAAAAREAGFAASAQRSVISALKTAAKVPNARVLICGSLYLAGDVLAKNRTPPD from the coding sequence ATGTCCCGCACCGATGCCATCCTCAAGCGCCTCTCGGGGCTGCACCCTAAGCTGATCGATCTCAGCCTCGACCGCATGCTGCCGCTGCTGGAGGATCTGGGCAATCCACAGGACAGGCTGCCGCCGGTCATCCACGTCGCTGGCACCAATGCCAAGGGGTCGACGATCGCCTATCTGCGCGCTTTCCTCGAAGCCGCAGGCAAGTCGGTGCATGTCTACAATTCCCCCCATCTCGTGCGCTTCAACGAGCGTATCCGCCTGGCCGGCAAGCTGGTGGGCACGCGCCGACTCAACGCGGTGCTGGAGCGGGTCGAGCGGGTCAATGCCGGCCGCGGCATCACCTTTTTCGAGGTGACAACGGTTGCCGCCTTCGTGCTCTATGCCGAGACACCGGCCGACTACCTGCTGCTCGAAGTCGGCATGGGCGGCACCTATGACACCACCAATGTGGTGAAACAGCCATTGGGCACGATCATTACCCCGGTCGACCTCGACCACCAGGCGTTTCTCGGTCCGACCATCGCCGATATCGCCGTCAGCAAGGCCGGCATCCTTAAACGCGGCAGCAAGGCGGTCATCGGCATCCAGCAGAAAGAGGGGCGTGCCGTGATCGATCGCGCCGCTCGCAAACTGGGCGTCCAGCCGATCTGGCAGAACGAGGATTTCCACGGTTCGGCGCAGGATGGGCGGCTGGTCTATCAGGACGAGGACGGCCTGCTCGACCTACCGCCGCCGGCTTTGCCGGGGGCGCATCAATTCGACAATGCGGCTCTGGCCATCGCGGCCGCACGGCATTTCGGCCTGCCGGTCGACGCCGATGCCATCGCCGCCGGTCTGCGCAACGTGGTCTGGCCGGCGCGCATGACGCCACTGCTCAAGGGACCGCTGCGCGACCTCTTGGGTCCGGGTGCCGAACTCTGGCTCGACGGCATCCACAACGCCCACGGCGCCGCCGCCGTGGCGATTGCGCTGCGCGACCTGGACAAGGCCCGCCCGGCGCCGCTGGTGCTGATCATGGGCCTGATGAGCAACCGCTCGCCATCGGCCGTGCTGGCGCCCTTTGCCGGCATGGCGCAGCAGGTGATCGCCGTGCCGATCCCCGGCGAGATCAATGCCCACAAGGCCGAGACCATCGCCGCTGCCGCCCGCGAGGCCGGCTTTGCCGCCTCGGCCCAGCGTTCGGTGATTTCGGCGCTGAAAACCGCAGCAAAGGTCCCCAATGCCCGCGTGCTGATCTGCGGATCGCTCTACCTGGCCGGCGACGTTCTGGCCAAGAACCGGACGCCGCCGGACTGA
- a CDS encoding GNAT family N-acetyltransferase, with protein MHWRPLTTLDLPAVEAIAEQVHPAFPEDTAVFAERQRLYPDGTRLLELDGIPAGYLLSHPWRYKALPELNSLLGALPDDADTYYLHDLAILPKARGTGAAAMIVGEILRHARAAGFANISLVAVNGSLPFWHKHGFRAVKAPELDAKLTSYEAAAKFMVKPLV; from the coding sequence ATGCACTGGCGGCCCCTGACGACGCTCGACCTGCCGGCAGTGGAAGCCATTGCAGAGCAGGTGCATCCGGCCTTTCCCGAGGACACTGCTGTCTTCGCCGAGCGGCAGCGGCTCTATCCCGATGGCACGCGCCTGCTCGAGCTCGACGGCATCCCCGCCGGCTACCTGCTCAGCCACCCCTGGCGCTACAAGGCACTACCCGAACTCAATTCCCTCCTCGGCGCGCTGCCCGACGATGCCGACACCTACTATCTCCACGACCTGGCCATCCTCCCCAAGGCGCGCGGCACCGGCGCCGCCGCCATGATCGTCGGCGAAATCCTGCGCCATGCCCGCGCCGCCGGCTTCGCCAATATCAGCCTCGTCGCCGTCAACGGCTCTTTGCCCTTCTGGCACAAGCATGGCTTCCGCGCCGTCAAGGCGCCGGAACTGGACGCGAAACTGACCAGCTACGAGGCCGCGGCCAAGTTCATGGTCAAGCCGCTTGTGTAG
- a CDS encoding BrnT family toxin has translation MEFEWDENKKLRNLVKHGVYFEDAATVFRDPHELTLPARTVDGEERFKTIGHFGPAAILLVVHTRRQISGGDLIVRIISARPASRVERKLYERRES, from the coding sequence GTGGAATTCGAATGGGACGAGAATAAGAAGTTACGCAACCTCGTAAAACATGGCGTCTACTTTGAGGACGCTGCGACCGTCTTCCGGGATCCACACGAACTGACCCTGCCGGCGAGAACGGTCGACGGGGAAGAGCGTTTCAAGACCATTGGTCACTTTGGCCCGGCGGCGATTTTGCTGGTGGTGCATACGAGGCGGCAGATTTCTGGCGGAGACCTGATTGTCAGGATCATCTCGGCGCGACCGGCATCAAGGGTAGAAAGGAAGCTTTATGAACGACGAGAGTCCTAA